A DNA window from Arachis duranensis cultivar V14167 chromosome 3, aradu.V14167.gnm2.J7QH, whole genome shotgun sequence contains the following coding sequences:
- the LOC110278536 gene encoding uncharacterized protein LOC110278536: MSRSEIRRAITSFDQSPLVSTSLSVSHSPYWPAACSVEALKPEALKVPSSFQEFQGDVSGSLVEFDRAIELDPRQKAYLWQRGLSLYYLDRFEEGAEQFRLDVAQNPNNTEESIWCFLCEAQLYGVDEARKQYLEYF; encoded by the exons ATGTCGCGTAGTGAGATTCGTCGCGCAATCACTTCCTTCGACCAGTCACCACTCGTGTCGACGTCGCTGTCTGTCTCCCACTCTCCCTATTGGCCTGCTGCATGTTCGGTTGAAGCGTTGAAGCCTGAAG CTTTGAAGGTGCCTTCGAGCTTCCAAGAGTTCCag GGTGATGTTTCAGGGTCTCTGGTGGAGTTTGACAGGGCAATTGAGTTGGACCCTCGTCAAAAGGCGT atctttggcaaagGGGCCTCTCCCTTTACTACCTTGATAG ATTTGAAGAAGGAGCTGAGCAGTTTCGGCTAGATGTTGCACAAAATCCGAATAATACCGAAGAGTCCATATGGTGCTTTCTCTGTGAAGCTCAACTGTATGGAGTGGATGAAGCACGAAAGCAATATCTTGAG tacttttaa